The Brassica oleracea var. oleracea cultivar TO1000 chromosome C6, BOL, whole genome shotgun sequence genomic interval AGAGTTGAAGGTTTAAAGCTTAGGGTTTAGAGTTGATGTTTTAGGGTTTATGGTTATTTTTTTTGGGTTTAGGGTTTAGAGTTTACTTTTTAGGGTTTAGGGTTTAGTGTTGATGGTTTAGGGTTTAGAGTTGAAGGTTTAAAGCTTAGGGTTTAGAGTTGATGTTTTAGGGTTTAAAGTTGAAGGTTTAGGGTTTAGAGTTTAGAGTTGATGTTTCGGGGTTTAGGATTGAGTTGATGTTTCAGGGTTTAGGTTTTATTTAAAAAAAAATAGGGTTTAGGATTGATGGTTTAGGGTTTAGAGTTAAGTTTTAGGGTTTAGGGTTTGAATTTCAAAATAGTATAATTCAGAAATTTTTTTATTTTTTTAGATTTTTATTTTTTTAAATATTTATTTATTATATATATAAAGAACAGTGACATAAGAGTATTTTGCCACTTAATGAATAAGATATTTTTGAAAATGTCTCTTTAGTGGTGGTAAAAATGAAAAGTGGTAGCATGAAAGTGGTAAATATGTAATTTTCCCATAAGAATTTTTTTTTCTTTTAAATCGTGACGGGAGAAAATTGTAAAATTTTATTTAATAGTAATTTCATTAACAAGAAAAATTGTAAAAATATTAATGATATTGAAAAAAACGAATTTTGAAAATTGCAACTTTTAAAATAGTTAATATTAACTGGAAATAGTTACTTGATAGAAATTTTATTTTTTAAATCCTAGACAAAATATAATTGTAAAATATTATGTAATATTAATTTCCTTTTCTAAAATCCTACAAAACTGTAAAAGAATATTTGATAGTTATTTTTCTTTTCTTTTTATAAAGAAAAATCCTAAACAAAAGAAAATTGTATAATAGTTTTAAGTCCTAACCAAAAGAGAAGTGTAAAAAATTATTTGATATTATTTTTTAAGAGAGTGTTTGATGATGAACATGATAGTGTAAAATTAGTATTGATACGATTTGTAAAAATAGTAATTTTGAAAATATTTATTTATAACTAAAAATAATTATTTGATAGCAATATTCTTTTCTGAAATTCTAGAAAGAAGAAAATTGTAATAGGTTATATGACAATAATTTACCTTCTAAATCTTAAACAAAATTGTAAAAGAGTATTTAATATTATTTTTTATTTTTAATTGTAAATAAAATGAAGATTATAGAATAGAATGTTTTTTAAAAAAAAACCTAGCAAAATAAATATTTAAGGACTTATTTAATAAAACATTAAATTAGTACATAAGAACATGTATAATGTTGTCATTGATTCGATTGGTGTATTTAACTTTCATTTCTTTTTACTTTTCATTTTTTATTTCAGATTGTGTTCAGTTTAAATGTTTATGTATAGTATTTTCTCTAATCATTAGTATAAATTTTATAACAACTCATCTAAGCACCATAATTATAAAATACAAATATTAACTTGAACTTATGTGTGAAAACGGATTTTAATTATAAAATAAATCTCAAACAACATATTCAAAAAACAATCATAATACTATAATAAAATGATTTATTATTTTATGGTTTTAATTAAATCAAAACATCAAACAAAACCCAACGCAACGGGCTCATATCTTGTTACTAATAAGGTTCGATCCAAAAGAGCTTTTTTTTCTATTTGGTTTACTAAATCTATACTATTAAAAGGGAACGTTTCCTAAAAAAATCTAATTAAAAAAAGTTGTTACACTTTTTCATTTTTAGTCCAGTTTATTATATACAATCAAATATTATAACCAACCCCTACTATATAACAACCAAATAATATTTTCTAACATTTATAAATATATGTAACCTCTCCTTTAATTTCAATTTTTTTTGTGACCCACTTATCTTATCTGCATATAAAAATGCTTAATGGTTACCAAACGTACTTACCTATAGTATCTACAACTTATAACATCTACCATCAATGATATATCAATATCAACACTATTAAAAGCAAATTATAGCAGACATTGTGGACAACGTAGAAGGTTTTGTATTATGTTCTTAGATTATTGTTGGGATTGCAATATTAAATTAGAAAAAATGTGCCAGGTAAATCTTAAATCTCATCAGCTTAACAATAACTCTTATAAAATGTTTTTTTTTTTTAAATTAAAGAACTTTTTGACTCTAGGACTAGCCATTAGTAACAACAACAAAAAAACCTCAAATACAAAAGTCAAAATTATGAGATGTTTATTTAAGCCTAATACAAGCCCATTAGGACGTATAATAGTATAAGCCCATCTTCATTTAGTCAGAAAAGTCACGTGCACCTATCAGGTGATTTTTTTTTTGGCTTTATCAAATCCAATAACACTTGGAGACGGAAGAGTAGGGTTTGTGTAAACGAGAGATTTGAGATGGCGCTTAGAGGAGTATGGCAGCTCCAAAAGCTCGTAGTGAGCTACTGTAATTGGGGAGGTAGCAGTAGAGGCATAAGGTACCACCACCTATTCTTTATCATCTATCTATCTATACGAATCTGGAGTTTGGACAACATCTCATGTTTATAAGTTTGAGTCTACTGTTCTCTCTTTGATGTATCCAATGTAATGAAATCGTTACCATTTCATAGTTAGGAACTAGTACTGAACATGTTCCTTGTTGTTAAATTAATATACAGAGCCTTTATGGAATCAGAGTTGCCTGCGCTTATAGAGAAAAACCCGCAGCTCGAAGTGGCAACCGAGCTTTCAAGGGGGCAACATCCTTACCTCAAGGGCATATACAGTATGTAATCTCTAACCTTTTCTTGCTTGTTGTAATGTACAGGTAATGTAAGGTTTCAGCGATTTTATATACGGCTTTGTTGTATAGGGAATAGAAATGAGAGGGTGGTGTGTGTGAAGAACATGGATCCTGAACAAGTGCTTTTGAATGCAACGAGGCTTAGGAACTCACTTGGAAGGAAAGTGGTGAAGCTGAGGACTAGACATGTGACCAAGCACCCCAGTGTTCAAGGCACTTGGACAACCGCTGTCAAGTTCTGACAACTTTGGATGTTGCAAGTATTCATCCTTGTTATCTTACATTTGCAGTCCTGAGTTGTTTCTACTTCTATTTGGACAAAGATTCAGCTTCAGTTGTTTGAGTCTTAATAAGATTTCAGGAGGGTTTATGGTAAATTTCATAGTTATAGTAGTTCTCGGTATTTTAGCATCTTACCAATACAGAGAGGACTCAAACTTTTCATTTTTTTTTTGTTATTTGTCACTAGTACAAGAAATCAGACAAGCCCCCTTGTAATACGACAACATATACATGTAAAAAAAACTTAGTAGACTGGAGGATGGAGACTGTGAGAAGCTGTTTTGATTTTAGTAAATTAGGAGCTTATGTCTTCTGGTATTGAAGGTAACGAAGCAGAGTTGTTGTCTATATCCCCCCGGCTGGTTGAGGATGAGTGTGACTTGAGATACGACGATGCCACTTCTAGCATCACTTCCACTTCTTTCTTGTACTGTGTTACAAAGTATCAAAAACCAAATGCATCATAATAGGCCTATTACAGCGGAATCTTAAGCTTAGTCGATCGGAATAAGGACATAAACTAACCTCATCAATTGCTCCTGCTTTAATCTTCGATTGCATCAAGCACCATTTCTTGAAATGTACACCTATACATGAATACAAGAGATCATCTCATACATTGTGTCATTGCAAGTTTTACTCTGACTAGTGAACACACTTTGGAATAAGTGGAAACCTTGAAAGGATACTTACCAACTCTTATATCAATTACAGAGGAAGTCTCCTCTTTTGCTTCCAATCGCCATCGGCAATGGACCTGATACAGACATGATTAAGAAGCATGCCAAGCTGAAATGAATGATGGGTTGCAAAGAGAATGATGAACTCAGAACCAGATTTTACTCATAGATTAATGTACCTCAAAGTAAGAACCAAAAGGAACATCATGTGGCTGTTGCACAGTTTCAAAAACCTGGAAGACAGGAAGATATAAGTATTATCAGATCGATATCATTTTTTTTTCGTTTGTAGAATCTGAACAACATTATCAATTACTACCCTTCCAAGGGAAAGTTCATTCTTACCAGCATTTTCTTATCTGGTGACAGAACAACATGCTGCCATTCCGTCACAGCAGTGTCTGGTGGACACATAGGACTATTACAAATGGATCTGAACTTAATCTCTCTAACTTGACCATCATATTCTTCAGCAGTATGCCAAGGCTCTATCTGAAAGATCACAAAGTTACATATATGTTTAACCTAAAGAGCACAGCTATTAGAAGGCCTGTGTATGAAGGCTAATGTTCTAGATAGTAATGTCAAAACTTACATTAAGATTCTTATCCTTCCGTGCAGATCTGTACTCATTAG includes:
- the LOC106296322 gene encoding 54S ribosomal protein L51, mitochondrial-like — its product is MALRGVWQLQKLVVSYCNWGGSSRGIRAFMESELPALIEKNPQLEVATELSRGQHPYLKGIYRNRNERVVCVKNMDPEQVLLNATRLRNSLGRKVVKLRTRHVTKHPSVQGTWTTAVKF